The following proteins are encoded in a genomic region of Sorangiineae bacterium MSr12523:
- a CDS encoding response regulator transcription factor, with amino-acid sequence MRILIVEDEARLADALATGLRAEGFSVDVARDGADGLERARDGSYAAIVLDLLLPEKNGYEICEALRAEQIWTPILMLTAKDGEYDEAEALDTGADDFLSKPFSYVVLVARLRALIRRGSVARPAKLSIGDLTLDPATREVRRGDNPITLTPREFALVEALMRRGGHVITKQQLLADVWGEEFGGDPNLVEVYVRYVRRKVDEPFGRRTLQTVRGVGYRMVADP; translated from the coding sequence ATGCGAATCCTCATCGTCGAAGACGAAGCGCGGCTGGCCGATGCTCTGGCCACCGGCCTTCGCGCGGAGGGCTTCTCGGTCGATGTCGCCCGCGATGGCGCGGACGGCCTCGAACGTGCGCGCGATGGCTCCTACGCCGCCATCGTGCTGGACCTCCTCCTGCCCGAGAAAAATGGCTACGAAATCTGCGAAGCGCTCCGCGCGGAGCAAATCTGGACGCCCATTCTCATGCTCACCGCCAAGGACGGCGAGTACGACGAGGCCGAGGCCCTCGACACGGGCGCGGACGACTTTCTCTCCAAGCCGTTCTCCTACGTCGTCCTGGTGGCGCGCTTGCGGGCGCTCATCCGGCGCGGCTCCGTGGCCCGCCCGGCCAAGCTCTCCATCGGAGACCTAACGCTGGATCCGGCCACGCGCGAGGTTCGGCGCGGCGACAATCCCATCACGCTCACCCCGCGCGAGTTTGCCCTGGTCGAGGCACTCATGCGGCGCGGAGGGCACGTCATCACGAAGCAGCAGCTCTTGGCCGATGTGTGGGGCGAGGAGTTCGGCGGGGATCCCAACCTGGTCGAGGTGTACGTGCGCTACGTGCGGCGCAAGGTCGATGAGCCGTTCGGCCGGCGCACCCTGCAAACGGTGCGCGGCGTCGGATACCGCATGGTGGCCGACCCATGA
- a CDS encoding ATP-binding protein, which translates to MKALPAASVRVRVTFAVTALFGLALILGAWLLVRAVEQTVLRTVEQRQTGHLEALRAQVEHGVPLDALQLPPGPPNTQFEVRTPASPAMPARVLGVGPRLFLAQRRLPDTDLSTTELATISPKEGRLMLVAMSPLDDVRNSVDALKHVLWAAIPALVVAIALGAWWVTGRALSPVRVMTRRVASITGSTLHERLHVSSSGDEIAELAQTMNSMLDRLERAAQRQREFVSDASHELRSPVASIRTQLEVALAHPDPTRWPAVAQDVLAEDARMEKLVADLLLLARLDESNAVARDEIDLDDLVLEQAARTWRLPVQVHGVQAARLTGDRHQLACVARNLIENAVRHAKGRVEVATTTDGSAIRFTVDDDGEGIPRAHRTRVFERFTRLEEGRSRDGGGAGLGLAMVRRIVELHGGAVRIGKSPLGGARVAISLPTAT; encoded by the coding sequence ATGAAGGCGCTGCCGGCGGCCAGCGTCCGCGTGCGCGTGACCTTCGCGGTGACGGCCCTGTTCGGGCTCGCGCTCATCCTGGGAGCGTGGCTCCTGGTGCGCGCCGTCGAGCAAACCGTGCTGCGCACGGTCGAGCAGCGGCAGACCGGGCACCTCGAAGCGTTGCGCGCGCAAGTCGAACACGGCGTGCCGCTCGATGCGCTGCAACTTCCGCCCGGCCCGCCGAACACGCAGTTCGAGGTGCGCACGCCGGCAAGCCCCGCGATGCCCGCGCGTGTGTTGGGCGTCGGGCCTCGGCTTTTCCTCGCCCAGCGCAGGTTGCCCGATACGGACCTTTCCACCACGGAGCTCGCCACGATCTCGCCCAAAGAGGGACGCTTGATGCTCGTGGCCATGAGCCCTCTCGACGACGTTCGAAACAGCGTCGATGCCTTGAAACACGTGCTCTGGGCGGCCATCCCCGCGCTGGTCGTGGCCATCGCACTCGGTGCGTGGTGGGTCACCGGCCGTGCTCTTTCACCCGTGCGCGTGATGACCCGGCGGGTCGCGTCCATCACCGGGAGCACGCTCCACGAGCGGCTGCACGTCTCCTCCTCCGGCGACGAGATCGCGGAGCTCGCCCAGACGATGAACTCGATGCTCGACCGGCTCGAGCGCGCTGCGCAGCGGCAGCGCGAGTTCGTCTCCGATGCCTCGCACGAGCTGCGCAGCCCCGTGGCGAGCATCCGCACGCAGCTCGAGGTCGCCCTCGCCCACCCCGATCCAACGCGCTGGCCGGCCGTCGCGCAGGACGTGCTCGCGGAGGACGCGCGCATGGAGAAGCTCGTCGCCGACCTGCTCCTTCTCGCGCGGCTCGATGAATCCAATGCCGTGGCGCGCGACGAGATCGATCTCGACGATCTCGTGCTGGAGCAGGCCGCACGCACCTGGCGACTGCCGGTGCAGGTGCACGGCGTTCAGGCCGCGCGCCTCACGGGGGACCGGCACCAGCTCGCGTGCGTCGCGCGCAACCTCATCGAAAATGCCGTACGCCATGCCAAAGGCCGCGTGGAGGTGGCCACCACCACCGACGGCAGCGCCATCCGCTTCACGGTGGACGATGACGGCGAGGGCATCCCGCGCGCACACCGCACGCGTGTCTTCGAGCGCTTCACGCGCCTCGAGGAAGGACGCAGTCGCGACGGCGGCGGCGCCGGCCTGGGGCTCGCGATGGTTCGCCGCATCGTCGAACTTCACGGCGGTGCCGTGCGCATCGGCAAGAGCCCGCTGGGCGGTGCCCGTGTCGCCATATCTTTGCCGACTGCAACGTGA
- a CDS encoding zinc-dependent alcohol dehydrogenase family protein → MRAILLTAFGNPIDVLQFTQVPEPPPPGPGEVLVDMLFAPLDFSDLLMARGVYPLPMTLPSVIGNEGVGRVRAIGKGVTNVKAGDRVLAPLHGLTWAERATYPADRLFALPVGGDARQLAMAGINPPTASLLLSEYVDLKPGDWVVQNAANSGVGRSVIAFAKKRGLRTINLVRRPELVPELMAAGGDVVLVDGPETLSSVKRAVGTALPRLGIDAIAGPSTASLVRLLAPESTVVLYSQLSREPAALDGRDLIFQRITVHGFWQGAPQFATKLPAATREGAELIISGQIKVPIAATYPLSAIREAVAHAERGGKVLLQMQA, encoded by the coding sequence ATGCGCGCCATTCTTCTCACCGCATTTGGCAACCCCATCGACGTGTTGCAATTCACCCAGGTGCCCGAGCCGCCGCCGCCCGGACCGGGTGAAGTCTTGGTCGATATGCTCTTTGCGCCGCTCGATTTCAGCGATCTATTGATGGCACGCGGCGTTTACCCGCTCCCTATGACCTTGCCGAGCGTCATTGGAAATGAGGGTGTGGGGCGCGTCCGGGCCATTGGCAAAGGGGTAACCAATGTCAAAGCGGGAGATCGCGTGTTGGCGCCGCTTCATGGCCTCACGTGGGCGGAGCGCGCGACCTATCCGGCCGATCGTCTGTTTGCACTGCCGGTCGGTGGGGACGCACGCCAATTGGCCATGGCCGGAATCAATCCGCCCACCGCATCGCTTCTATTGAGTGAATACGTCGATTTGAAACCGGGCGATTGGGTCGTTCAGAATGCCGCCAACTCGGGCGTGGGGCGCTCGGTGATTGCATTTGCCAAAAAGCGCGGGCTGCGCACCATCAACTTGGTTCGCCGTCCGGAGCTGGTACCAGAGCTGATGGCCGCCGGTGGCGATGTCGTTCTCGTGGATGGTCCCGAGACCCTCTCGTCGGTCAAGCGCGCCGTTGGAACGGCGTTGCCCCGGCTGGGGATCGATGCGATTGCCGGCCCGTCGACGGCGTCGCTGGTGCGCCTGCTCGCTCCGGAAAGCACGGTCGTGTTGTATTCGCAACTGAGTCGCGAACCCGCCGCGCTCGACGGCCGCGATCTGATCTTCCAACGCATCACGGTGCACGGCTTCTGGCAGGGCGCGCCGCAGTTCGCGACCAAGCTCCCCGCGGCCACGCGCGAGGGTGCGGAGTTGATCATTTCCGGGCAGATCAAGGTGCCCATCGCCGCAACCTATCCGCTGTCGGCGATTCGGGAAGCGGTGGCGCACGCCGAGCGCGGGGGCAAGGTGCTGCTGCAGATGCAGGCCTGA
- a CDS encoding alpha/beta hydrolase, whose amino-acid sequence MRLSRLVVHLSVLASLACTSSGPPPATIAPQHGAKHPAVLFQQRPPQAEVEALAKLGIVSRTLDEGDEPSKGLDKLASQPDVDADRMAYVGDRHGVAVLSRVKAAILVVPPFANAAKFGKEDEPFLKDSHVLIFEQFDVRDPSEDMFDKTPDPKVRRVYESMNADVVLRDRREFLQQVFAPAQTEQAKIPGFYMTRLPVAYPLPPPSSFERLPERTYRTVAGQDFRLDVYRSTQVQGPRPAVIFVHGQMHPALVREAKNWRGYQEMAQILASKGYVAVMPNLGASATGYGPNKLFSEVVPVADNLEEAVRYVRANAASLGVDPARVALWVASAGGAYGLGSALGNLEPFTRAVVAYYPLITESTLTATEPPLPAAVIERLSAVRQLRRPRRDGAKIPPVLLVRAGYDWDVLNRGIDDFAKLAADMKAPVTLVRHDRAHHAFDVLDATDETREVLDRTFAFLDAQLR is encoded by the coding sequence ATGCGGCTTTCTCGCCTCGTGGTGCACTTGAGCGTCTTGGCTTCGTTGGCCTGTACTTCTTCTGGTCCGCCCCCTGCGACGATTGCGCCTCAACATGGCGCGAAGCATCCCGCGGTGCTTTTCCAGCAGCGGCCACCGCAGGCCGAGGTCGAGGCATTGGCCAAGTTGGGAATCGTTTCGCGGACGCTCGACGAGGGTGACGAGCCCTCGAAGGGCCTCGACAAGCTGGCGTCGCAGCCCGACGTCGATGCGGATCGCATGGCGTACGTGGGCGATCGCCATGGCGTTGCCGTGCTTTCGCGGGTCAAGGCGGCAATCCTCGTGGTACCGCCATTCGCGAATGCCGCGAAGTTCGGAAAAGAGGACGAGCCCTTTCTCAAGGACAGCCATGTTCTGATTTTCGAACAATTCGACGTGCGCGATCCGTCAGAGGATATGTTCGACAAGACGCCCGATCCCAAGGTGAGGCGCGTTTACGAGTCGATGAACGCGGACGTCGTCCTCCGCGATCGACGGGAGTTCTTGCAGCAGGTCTTTGCGCCGGCCCAGACCGAGCAGGCCAAGATCCCCGGCTTCTACATGACACGGCTGCCGGTGGCGTATCCACTCCCGCCGCCGTCGTCGTTCGAGCGTTTGCCCGAGCGCACGTACCGCACGGTGGCGGGGCAGGATTTCCGCCTCGATGTGTACCGCTCCACCCAAGTCCAAGGCCCCAGGCCCGCCGTCATCTTCGTCCACGGACAAATGCACCCGGCGCTCGTGCGCGAGGCCAAGAACTGGCGCGGCTACCAGGAAATGGCCCAGATTCTCGCCTCCAAAGGCTATGTGGCGGTGATGCCCAACCTCGGGGCCAGCGCTACCGGCTATGGGCCGAACAAGCTATTCAGCGAAGTCGTGCCCGTGGCCGACAACCTCGAAGAGGCGGTTCGCTACGTGCGCGCGAATGCTGCGTCGCTCGGGGTGGATCCGGCGCGCGTGGCGCTTTGGGTGGCCTCGGCCGGCGGGGCATATGGCTTGGGCAGCGCCCTGGGAAACCTCGAGCCCTTCACGCGCGCGGTGGTCGCGTATTACCCGCTCATCACCGAGTCGACGCTGACGGCCACCGAGCCGCCGCTGCCGGCGGCGGTGATCGAGCGGCTGTCGGCCGTGCGGCAGCTTCGCCGGCCTCGTCGCGATGGCGCGAAGATCCCGCCGGTGTTGCTCGTGCGCGCGGGCTACGACTGGGACGTGCTCAATCGCGGCATCGACGACTTCGCGAAGCTCGCCGCGGACATGAAGGCGCCCGTCACCTTGGTGCGGCACGATCGGGCGCACCACGCCTTCGATGTCCTCGATGCGACGGACGAGACGCGCGAGGTGCTCGACCGGACCTTCGCCTTTTTGGATGCGCAACTGCGCTGA
- a CDS encoding amidohydrolase, which translates to MLRAMMAGATIAAARTTLGCNEEDGDPTPPLLDPTSTKRIDTHHHALPPEMKQWMKDQHKLPPQATEPWMIWDEVTALGVMDRLGIQAGVTSMPAPSDIFFDPKAADRGLAMAREGVRTLNDSLANMARRHPTRWGFFAYLPLAHVDFALEELGRAADLGADGFLLMNHFEHRYLGDPIFEPLFAALNARRAVVLTHPDFLPGDNEISPKIEGSLADFMLDTTRGALGMMVSGTLDRYPDISIILPHGGGFLPYIVDRMSRGYRTGDGIDPEKVRTYMRRFYFDTAGPMSSHMTPTLLASADPSRILFGTDYHQVVEDLVKDDIARFAADPALDAAARARIERGNALRLFPNLARKIEA; encoded by the coding sequence ATGTTGCGCGCCATGATGGCCGGGGCGACCATCGCGGCTGCTCGGACCACCTTGGGATGCAACGAGGAAGATGGGGATCCCACACCGCCGCTGCTCGATCCAACGAGCACGAAACGCATCGACACGCACCACCACGCGCTGCCTCCGGAGATGAAGCAGTGGATGAAGGATCAGCACAAATTGCCTCCTCAGGCGACCGAGCCCTGGATGATCTGGGACGAGGTCACCGCCCTCGGCGTGATGGACCGGCTGGGCATCCAAGCCGGGGTGACCTCCATGCCCGCGCCGAGCGACATCTTTTTCGATCCCAAGGCCGCCGATCGCGGCCTGGCCATGGCGCGCGAGGGCGTTCGCACCTTGAACGACTCGCTGGCCAACATGGCGAGACGGCATCCCACGCGCTGGGGCTTTTTTGCCTATTTGCCATTGGCTCATGTCGATTTCGCGCTCGAGGAGCTCGGGCGGGCGGCCGATTTGGGGGCGGATGGCTTTCTGTTGATGAATCATTTCGAACATCGGTATTTGGGGGACCCCATCTTCGAACCCTTGTTCGCGGCGCTGAACGCGCGGCGGGCGGTGGTGTTGACCCATCCGGATTTCCTGCCTGGAGACAATGAAATATCTCCGAAAATCGAAGGATCGCTCGCCGACTTCATGCTCGACACCACGCGCGGAGCGCTCGGAATGATGGTATCCGGCACGTTGGATCGCTATCCGGATATCTCGATCATCCTTCCGCATGGCGGCGGCTTTCTGCCATACATCGTCGATCGCATGTCGCGCGGATACCGCACCGGAGATGGCATCGATCCCGAAAAGGTGCGCACGTACATGCGCCGCTTCTATTTCGATACGGCCGGCCCGATGTCCTCGCATATGACGCCCACGTTGCTGGCCAGCGCGGATCCCAGCCGTATTCTTTTCGGGACGGATTACCACCAGGTCGTCGAGGACCTGGTGAAGGACGATATTGCACGATTCGCGGCGGATCCGGCGCTCGATGCTGCAGCTCGTGCCCGCATTGAACGAGGAAATGCACTGCGCCTTTTTCCGAACCTCGCACGGAAAATTGAAGCGTAA
- a CDS encoding MarR family transcriptional regulator, with amino-acid sequence MSSELRAQVAVAVQRMQAASDAMDEAAAKVLGINRTDFRACSVLAYAGPMSASALAEATGLSRGAMTTSLDRLERAGYVRRTAAEADRRSVIVELTNKMLRIAATIWGPLAVESNGRLEHVSDEGLATIVHFLDGSTRLLESHAERVRGMAKRRVARKAMASKQD; translated from the coding sequence ATGTCCAGCGAACTTCGGGCTCAGGTCGCCGTCGCCGTGCAACGGATGCAAGCAGCATCGGACGCCATGGATGAGGCGGCGGCCAAAGTGCTGGGCATCAACCGCACCGACTTTCGCGCCTGCAGCGTGCTCGCCTACGCGGGGCCCATGAGTGCAAGCGCCCTGGCCGAGGCCACGGGTCTGAGTCGCGGTGCGATGACCACGTCGCTCGATCGACTGGAGCGCGCAGGCTACGTGCGCCGCACTGCGGCGGAAGCCGACCGGCGCAGCGTCATCGTCGAGTTGACCAACAAGATGCTGCGCATCGCGGCGACCATCTGGGGCCCGCTCGCCGTCGAATCCAACGGGCGGCTCGAGCATGTTTCGGATGAAGGTCTCGCGACCATCGTCCATTTCCTCGACGGCTCGACACGCCTGTTGGAGTCACACGCCGAGCGCGTTCGCGGCATGGCCAAACGCCGTGTGGCGCGCAAGGCAATGGCCTCGAAGCAGGATTGA